From Synechococcus sp. A10-1-5-1, a single genomic window includes:
- a CDS encoding Ycf66 family protein has protein sequence MLATLGGSLALLVGLTVMLLPLLATELSRPRDAAWGAVVLLLGLTLVTSADRLTGSPMLAVLCGGLLIARLGSEVLQSRWRMLSPEEQQRIASLERWQTSLSELFSSSSQAASVLSSTGGSLLSTLKGGPKPGKTSKRWVRAEAQSEAKGPSETTVEANDESESEPAVKAAVAPTLVSSFEEVDALIEASSPQAG, from the coding sequence ATGCTGGCCACCCTTGGCGGATCCCTTGCCCTGCTGGTGGGCCTGACGGTGATGCTGCTGCCGCTGCTCGCAACAGAGCTGAGCCGCCCTCGCGATGCCGCATGGGGAGCTGTGGTGCTCCTGCTGGGCCTGACCCTGGTCACTAGTGCAGACCGGCTCACTGGCTCTCCGATGCTGGCCGTGCTCTGCGGAGGCCTACTGATCGCTCGCCTGGGCAGCGAGGTGCTTCAAAGCCGCTGGCGCATGCTCAGCCCCGAGGAGCAACAGCGCATCGCGTCCCTGGAGCGCTGGCAAACCAGCCTGAGCGAGCTGTTCAGCAGCAGCTCCCAGGCCGCTTCGGTGTTGAGCTCAACCGGCGGCTCCCTGCTGAGCACGTTGAAAGGTGGCCCCAAACCGGGCAAGACCAGCAAACGCTGGGTTCGCGCTGAAGCCCAGAGCGAAGCCAAAGGACCCAGCGAAACCACTGTTGAGGCAAACGACGAAAGCGAAAGCGAACCTGCAGTGAAAGCAGCTGTTGCACCCACCTTGGTGAGCTCCTTCGAGGAGGTGGACGCGCTGATCGAGGCATCCAGCCCCCAAGCGGGATAA
- the ileS gene encoding isoleucine--tRNA ligase yields MRANSQVREPEIQAFWAERRLYERLSEENTGPCFTLHDGPPYANGALHVGHALNKILKDIINKTALLQGKRARFIPGWDCHGLPIELKVLQGLKSSERAELTPVSLRKKAHTYALEQVEGQKAGFRRWGIWADWEQPYLTLQKDYEAAQIGVFGAMVLAGHIYRGLKPVHWSPSSRTALAEAELEYPDGHSSPSVFAAFPAVELPSGLAITLEQAGLGPDQATAQGGLAVAIWTTTPWTLPANLAVSVNERLDYAICALEAQGDNPAPAASHLVVAAELRESLETSLGLTLNPLVSVKGSALEGLQYRHPLLERTSPVVIGGDYITTEAGTGLVHTAPGHGVDDFNTGRKYKLPVLCPVDEAGNLTAEAGPFAGTNVLKDANPTIISALEETGLLLKQERYEHRYPYDWRTKKPTIFRATEQWFASVEGFRQAALDAIAQVEWLPASGRNRIEAMVSERGDWCISRQRTWGVPIPVFYHRETGEVLLNEATLSHIQGLIAEQGADVWWERDEAGLLPEAYAAEASQWRKGTDTMDVWFDSGSSWAGVLGGIEGTSSRAPQLHYPADLYLEGSDQHRGWFQSSLLTSVAVNGHAPYKRVLTHGFTLDEKGRKMSKSLGNVVDPAVLVSGGKNQKQEPPYGADVLRLWVSSVDYSADVPLGPGIVKQLADVYRKVRNTARYLLGNLHDFDPSQDAVPYEELPLLDQWMLQRTASLIDSVSGDFERFEFYRFFQALQNFCVVDLSNVYLDIAKDRLYVSGADDFRRRSCQTVLALVVERLAGLIAPVLCHMAEDIWQNLPYSVAETSVFERGWPTAPEPWRQSVLEQPMNQILELRALVNRQLESCRSAAKLGASLEAQVQLNLGEGSAATQAALHWLSESAHPEVDNLADWLLVSALQIGGSSPDAVLAEASENGITVQISKADGHKCERCWHYESDIGEHAAHPTLCGRCVGVLT; encoded by the coding sequence ATGCGGGCGAATTCACAGGTGCGCGAGCCTGAGATCCAGGCCTTTTGGGCTGAGCGGAGGCTCTACGAACGTCTCAGCGAAGAGAACACGGGACCCTGTTTCACGCTCCACGACGGGCCGCCCTACGCCAACGGCGCCCTGCACGTTGGGCACGCGCTGAACAAGATCCTTAAGGACATCATTAATAAGACCGCCCTGCTGCAGGGCAAACGGGCTCGCTTTATCCCCGGATGGGACTGCCACGGTCTGCCGATTGAGCTCAAGGTGCTGCAGGGGCTCAAGAGCAGCGAGCGGGCTGAGCTCACCCCCGTCAGCCTGCGCAAGAAAGCCCACACCTACGCGCTCGAGCAGGTGGAAGGCCAAAAGGCCGGCTTCCGCCGCTGGGGCATCTGGGCGGACTGGGAACAGCCCTACCTGACCCTGCAGAAGGACTACGAGGCCGCCCAGATCGGAGTGTTCGGCGCCATGGTGCTAGCCGGCCACATCTACCGGGGCCTCAAGCCAGTCCATTGGAGCCCCAGCTCCCGCACGGCCCTCGCGGAAGCTGAACTCGAATATCCCGACGGCCACAGCTCACCCAGCGTGTTTGCGGCCTTCCCCGCGGTCGAGCTCCCCAGCGGCCTGGCGATCACCCTCGAGCAAGCGGGTCTGGGCCCCGATCAAGCGACGGCCCAAGGCGGTCTGGCAGTGGCCATCTGGACCACGACCCCCTGGACGCTGCCCGCCAACCTGGCGGTATCCGTTAATGAACGGCTCGACTACGCCATCTGCGCCCTCGAGGCCCAGGGTGACAACCCCGCCCCTGCCGCCAGCCACCTGGTGGTCGCCGCAGAACTGCGCGAAAGCCTCGAAACCAGCCTGGGCCTGACCCTCAACCCCCTGGTCAGTGTCAAAGGGAGTGCCCTTGAAGGCCTGCAATACCGCCATCCACTGCTGGAGCGCACCAGTCCGGTCGTGATCGGCGGGGACTACATCACCACCGAAGCAGGCACCGGCCTGGTCCACACCGCACCGGGCCATGGCGTCGATGACTTCAACACCGGGCGCAAGTACAAACTCCCCGTGCTCTGCCCGGTCGATGAAGCCGGAAACCTGACGGCCGAGGCCGGGCCTTTCGCCGGCACGAACGTGCTGAAGGATGCCAACCCCACGATCATCAGCGCCCTTGAAGAGACCGGCCTGCTGCTGAAGCAGGAGCGCTACGAGCACCGCTACCCCTACGACTGGCGCACCAAAAAACCGACCATCTTCCGGGCCACGGAGCAGTGGTTCGCCTCCGTGGAGGGTTTCCGTCAGGCCGCCCTCGATGCCATCGCCCAGGTGGAGTGGCTACCCGCCAGCGGCCGCAACCGCATCGAAGCGATGGTCAGCGAGCGGGGGGACTGGTGCATCAGCCGTCAGCGCACCTGGGGTGTGCCGATTCCCGTCTTCTATCACCGTGAAACCGGCGAGGTGCTGCTCAATGAAGCCACCCTCAGCCACATCCAAGGCCTGATCGCTGAGCAAGGCGCCGATGTCTGGTGGGAGCGCGACGAAGCGGGACTGCTGCCTGAGGCCTATGCCGCCGAAGCCAGCCAATGGCGCAAGGGCACCGACACGATGGATGTCTGGTTTGACTCCGGCTCCTCCTGGGCCGGCGTGCTCGGTGGAATCGAGGGCACCAGCAGCCGGGCGCCCCAATTGCACTACCCCGCCGATCTGTACCTCGAGGGCAGCGATCAACACCGGGGCTGGTTCCAAAGCAGCCTGCTCACCTCCGTAGCGGTCAACGGACACGCCCCTTACAAGCGGGTGCTCACCCACGGCTTCACCCTCGATGAGAAGGGCCGGAAGATGAGCAAATCGCTGGGGAACGTCGTCGATCCAGCGGTGCTGGTCTCGGGCGGCAAGAACCAGAAGCAGGAACCGCCCTACGGCGCCGATGTGCTGCGCCTCTGGGTGAGCTCGGTCGACTACTCCGCCGATGTCCCCTTGGGGCCTGGGATCGTCAAACAGCTGGCGGACGTCTACCGCAAGGTGCGCAACACCGCGCGCTACCTGCTGGGCAACCTCCACGACTTTGATCCCAGCCAAGACGCCGTTCCCTACGAAGAACTGCCGCTTCTGGATCAGTGGATGCTGCAGCGCACCGCCTCCTTGATTGACAGCGTCAGCGGTGATTTCGAGCGATTTGAGTTCTATCGCTTCTTCCAGGCCCTGCAGAACTTCTGCGTGGTGGACCTCTCCAACGTCTACCTCGACATCGCCAAGGACCGCCTCTATGTCAGCGGTGCCGACGACTTCCGCCGCCGCAGCTGCCAAACGGTGTTGGCGCTCGTTGTGGAACGGCTCGCCGGCCTGATCGCGCCAGTCCTATGCCACATGGCCGAGGACATCTGGCAGAACTTGCCCTACTCCGTCGCGGAGACCTCGGTGTTCGAGCGGGGCTGGCCCACGGCTCCAGAGCCGTGGCGTCAGAGCGTCCTTGAGCAACCGATGAACCAGATCCTGGAACTGCGGGCCCTGGTCAATCGGCAACTGGAAAGCTGCCGCAGCGCAGCCAAGCTCGGGGCCTCCCTGGAAGCGCAGGTTCAACTCAACTTGGGCGAGGGAAGCGCAGCAACCCAAGCCGCCCTCCACTGGTTGAGCGAAAGCGCCCATCCGGAGGTCGACAACCTGGCGGATTGGCTCCTGGTCTCGGCCCTTCAGATCGGCGGCTCAAGCCCCGACGCCGTGCTGGCCGAAGCGAGTGAAAACGGAATCACCGTTCAGATCAGCAAAGCGGACGGTCACAAGTGTGAGCGCTGCTGGCACTACGAAAGCGACATTGGCGAGCACGCCGCACATCCAACCCTCTGCGGCCGCTGCGTCGGGGTTCTGACTTAA
- a CDS encoding DUF3177 family protein, translating to MPDLLLYRTLVWLDYRLAAVFALGLPLVLLIWSALKREQALTRLMGIYWKVASLLLITVLLLTDNRPLGYLLAVLSQLLVVISVWFWVDLNEELADLPPWRPLPFVVRAWRWGLSVFGLLGAALSAVALNCVGGGLTRPICQVWLEAPDDLHGGVAGFFDFVFGGSWTAAIAAFVGYVSLVAYCVGLLQWLIVRLPKQGRVAGGF from the coding sequence GTGCCAGATCTGCTGCTCTATCGCACCCTCGTCTGGCTGGATTACCGCCTGGCTGCGGTCTTCGCCCTGGGGTTGCCCCTGGTGCTGCTGATCTGGTCGGCCTTGAAGCGCGAGCAAGCGTTAACCCGCTTGATGGGCATCTATTGGAAGGTGGCCAGCCTGCTGCTGATCACCGTGCTGCTGCTGACCGACAACCGACCCCTGGGCTACTTGCTGGCGGTTTTGTCTCAGCTGCTGGTGGTCATCAGCGTCTGGTTCTGGGTGGATCTCAATGAGGAGTTGGCGGACTTGCCGCCCTGGCGCCCCTTACCGTTCGTGGTGCGCGCCTGGCGCTGGGGGCTGAGTGTGTTCGGCCTTCTGGGCGCTGCCTTGAGTGCCGTGGCCTTGAACTGTGTCGGCGGTGGATTGACCAGGCCGATCTGCCAGGTGTGGCTTGAGGCCCCCGATGACTTGCATGGCGGTGTGGCCGGCTTCTTTGATTTCGTCTTTGGCGGGAGTTGGACCGCTGCAATTGCTGCCTTTGTTGGGTACGTGTCCCTGGTCGCCTACTGCGTCGGCCTGCTGCAGTGGCTGATTGTCCGCTTGCCCAAGCAGGGCAGGGTGGCCGGTGGTTTCTAG
- a CDS encoding FIST N-terminal domain-containing protein, with protein MAWTARLSPFLPWRTAPQQAQCTTALSREPALETAIADLAQQLKQAGQRSQADLGLVFCSSAYATDLQRFMPLLQQAIGAKHWLGCCGGGVVGTNTEGSAQELENEPAISVTLLSLPETEIELFMLKSDALPDLDGSRQSWIDWAGVVPDGGHSMLLFIDPTCTAINDVISGLDFAYPEAQKIGGIAAQHNAQHGSLLLGDRVVDGAIGCLIKGAWRIDPVVAQGCKPIGPVFEIEQAERNVLLRLSHDGDADTPVACLQTILQGLSPEEKELVRHSLFLGVAKTNFQLPSDGSPAPGPAVLVRNLLGVDPRTGSVAVAERLRVGQQVQFQLRDAETSRQEQQQLLGRQQTRNADPLAALLFACLGRGEGLYGSPNGDVEGCRQQFPAVPISGAFCNGEIGPVAGATHLHGYTASWGFLVPNTP; from the coding sequence ATGGCCTGGACCGCTCGCCTCTCCCCATTTTTGCCCTGGCGAACAGCGCCGCAGCAGGCGCAGTGCACGACGGCGCTGAGCCGTGAGCCAGCCCTGGAAACCGCCATCGCCGATCTGGCTCAACAGCTCAAACAAGCCGGTCAGCGCAGCCAGGCTGACCTTGGGCTGGTGTTTTGCTCCAGCGCCTACGCCACCGACCTCCAGCGGTTCATGCCGCTGCTGCAGCAAGCGATTGGCGCGAAGCACTGGCTGGGCTGCTGTGGCGGCGGGGTCGTCGGCACCAACACCGAGGGCTCGGCCCAAGAGCTCGAAAACGAGCCCGCCATCAGCGTCACGTTGCTCTCTCTGCCCGAGACAGAGATCGAGCTCTTCATGCTCAAAAGCGATGCCTTGCCCGATCTCGATGGGTCACGGCAGAGCTGGATCGACTGGGCGGGAGTCGTCCCAGACGGCGGGCATTCCATGCTCCTGTTCATTGATCCGACCTGCACGGCGATCAACGACGTCATCAGCGGCTTGGACTTCGCCTATCCCGAAGCCCAGAAGATCGGGGGCATCGCCGCGCAACACAACGCCCAACATGGCTCCCTGTTGCTCGGGGACAGGGTGGTGGACGGCGCCATCGGCTGCCTGATCAAAGGGGCCTGGCGCATTGATCCGGTGGTCGCCCAGGGCTGCAAGCCGATCGGTCCGGTCTTTGAGATTGAGCAGGCTGAGCGCAATGTGCTGCTGCGCCTGAGTCATGACGGAGACGCAGACACCCCCGTGGCCTGCCTGCAGACAATCCTTCAGGGCCTCTCTCCAGAGGAGAAGGAGCTGGTACGCCACTCACTGTTTCTTGGAGTCGCGAAAACCAACTTCCAGCTACCCAGCGATGGATCCCCTGCTCCTGGACCCGCGGTTCTGGTGCGCAACCTGCTTGGCGTCGACCCCCGCACCGGATCAGTCGCGGTGGCCGAGCGGCTGCGGGTCGGGCAACAGGTGCAGTTTCAACTGCGTGACGCCGAGACCTCACGGCAAGAACAACAGCAACTGCTTGGGCGGCAGCAAACCCGCAACGCCGACCCGCTGGCGGCACTTCTGTTTGCCTGCCTTGGCCGTGGCGAAGGCCTGTACGGCAGCCCCAATGGGGATGTGGAAGGGTGCCGGCAACAGTTCCCGGCCGTGCCCATCAGCGGTGCCTTCTGCAATGGCGAAATCGGCCCCGTCGCTGGTGCGACCCACTTGCATGGCTACACCGCCAGCTGGGGCTTTCTGGTGCCGAACACCCCCTGA
- the trmB gene encoding tRNA (guanosine(46)-N7)-methyltransferase TrmB, with protein MRQHVNPLSRFFQLPLELPPPQELFADPGLPVHLDIGCARGRFLLELAQQQPQVNHLGIEIRRPMVTAAEADRQQLGLGNLHYLFCNANISTSAWLQALAPGQLDLVSIQFPDPWFKKRHHKRRVLQPALLLAIAAALQPGKRLFLQSDILDVIEPMVAVTEASGCFKRPADDAKPWREGNPLPVPTERETYVLGQDLPVYRVLYERNETPLPSLEALEQRLEAADNPETSTHPSA; from the coding sequence GTGCGCCAACACGTCAACCCGCTGAGCCGCTTCTTCCAGTTGCCGCTGGAGCTGCCCCCACCGCAGGAGCTCTTCGCCGATCCCGGCCTACCGGTGCATCTCGACATCGGCTGCGCCCGGGGGCGCTTTCTCCTAGAGCTCGCCCAGCAGCAGCCCCAGGTCAACCACCTCGGAATTGAGATCCGGCGTCCCATGGTCACCGCCGCGGAAGCCGACCGTCAACAGCTCGGCCTGGGCAACCTGCACTATCTGTTCTGCAACGCCAACATCAGCACCAGCGCCTGGCTGCAGGCCTTGGCACCCGGTCAATTGGATCTGGTCTCCATCCAATTCCCCGATCCCTGGTTCAAAAAGAGGCACCACAAGCGCCGGGTGCTGCAACCGGCACTGCTGCTTGCGATCGCCGCGGCCCTGCAACCGGGCAAGCGCCTCTTTCTGCAGAGCGACATCCTGGACGTCATCGAACCCATGGTCGCCGTCACCGAAGCCAGCGGTTGCTTCAAGCGACCGGCGGACGACGCCAAACCCTGGCGCGAAGGCAACCCCCTACCGGTGCCAACCGAACGGGAGACCTACGTCCTCGGCCAAGACCTGCCGGTGTATCGGGTGCTCTACGAACGCAACGAAACGCCGTTACCCAGCCTGGAAGCACTGGAGCAACGGCTGGAAGCCGCCGATAATCCCGAGACATCAACCCACCCCTCGGCATGA
- a CDS encoding IctB family putative bicarbonate transporter: MSAGSAPSTPWLLRWQGTLGSASEGPLGSRLSLVAGIVLCMLMAAMPFVTRAGLSLLILSSGLLWLMWSLVLPAGRIGRISGWLLLMLGIAVLATGFSPVTPAAFKGLLKLISYLGVYALMRQLLEQAPRWWDRLVAALLGGELLSSVLAIRQLYGDTSELARWADPNSVADGTIRVYGPLENPNLLAGYLIPILPIALIALLRWRSWPQRLFAASALMLGSSALFLSYSRGGWLGMLGALGATVLLLVLRQTRHWPPLWRRLFPLLLIAAAVGVLVVAVTQIEPLRIRVMSLAAGRGDSSNNFRINVWLAAIEMIQERPWLGIGPGNSAFNLIYPLYQQPKFNALSAYSVPLELLVEGGIPNLLAALGLLFASMRAGLSQLKGESIWALPALAAIAAIAGLCVQGATDTIFFRPEVQLTGWFCLATLSASQNASSSDG, from the coding sequence ATGAGCGCAGGATCGGCGCCATCCACCCCCTGGCTGTTGCGATGGCAGGGGACGTTGGGCAGTGCCAGCGAGGGGCCCCTCGGATCAAGGCTCAGCCTGGTCGCCGGAATCGTGCTCTGCATGCTGATGGCGGCGATGCCCTTTGTCACGCGGGCGGGCCTGAGCCTGTTGATCCTCTCCTCGGGGTTGCTTTGGCTGATGTGGTCGCTCGTTCTCCCCGCCGGTCGCATTGGCCGCATCAGCGGTTGGCTCCTGCTGATGCTGGGCATCGCCGTTTTGGCGACCGGGTTCTCGCCGGTCACCCCTGCCGCGTTCAAAGGCCTGCTGAAGCTGATCAGCTACCTGGGGGTCTACGCCCTAATGCGGCAACTGCTTGAGCAGGCACCCCGGTGGTGGGATCGGCTGGTGGCGGCCCTGTTGGGAGGTGAACTGCTCAGCAGCGTCCTCGCCATTCGGCAGCTCTACGGCGACACCAGTGAGCTGGCCCGCTGGGCGGATCCCAACTCCGTCGCCGATGGAACGATCCGGGTCTACGGACCACTGGAGAACCCAAATCTGCTGGCGGGATACCTGATCCCGATCCTGCCCATTGCCTTGATTGCTCTGTTGCGCTGGCGTTCTTGGCCGCAACGCCTGTTTGCCGCCAGTGCCCTGATGCTCGGCAGCAGTGCCCTCTTCCTCAGCTACAGCCGGGGTGGCTGGCTTGGGATGTTGGGAGCCCTTGGGGCCACGGTCCTGCTGCTGGTGTTGCGGCAGACGCGCCACTGGCCGCCCCTTTGGCGCCGCCTCTTCCCGCTGCTGCTGATCGCGGCGGCGGTCGGCGTGCTTGTGGTCGCCGTCACCCAAATCGAGCCCCTGCGGATCCGAGTCATGAGCCTGGCGGCCGGCCGCGGGGATAGCTCCAACAACTTCCGCATCAACGTCTGGCTCGCGGCCATCGAGATGATCCAGGAGCGGCCTTGGCTTGGGATCGGGCCCGGCAACAGCGCCTTCAACCTGATCTACCCCCTCTATCAACAGCCCAAGTTCAATGCCCTGAGCGCCTACTCCGTGCCGCTCGAGCTGCTGGTTGAAGGGGGTATCCCCAATCTGCTCGCCGCGTTGGGCTTGCTCTTCGCCAGCATGCGGGCTGGTCTTAGCCAACTCAAAGGTGAGTCGATTTGGGCTCTGCCTGCCCTCGCCGCCATTGCCGCCATTGCTGGGCTCTGCGTTCAAGGCGCGACCGACACGATCTTCTTCCGGCCGGAAGTCCAACTCACAGGCTGGTTCTGCCTGGCCACATTGAGCGCCAGCCAAAACGCCAGCAGCAGTGATGGCTGA
- a CDS encoding N-acetylglucosamine kinase gives MAEGPLLAGFDAGQTHTSCKLAWLKSNGELNPIGQGYGPGVRHLAAPGGEACFREALQQSLRDALQQAGLPDDQPFAAGVGASGIERGSAIQSQGEALAADALHLPKASVAVSGDEHTALIGALDNDPGVLVISGTGCIALGQNGSGRWHRSGGWGWLLDGAGSAMDLGRDGLAISVQMADGRLSETALKDQLWQALGVSTAQELKAAVIAEGFGAAGFARLAPVVDASASSGDPHARVIIERSALALSQMVSTIASTLELQAPRVCCSGGALTHLKTLREAFAADLAQRCPGATLVGPKGDACDGALRLAVQAALRC, from the coding sequence ATGGCTGAAGGTCCCCTGCTGGCTGGCTTTGACGCTGGACAAACCCACACCAGCTGCAAGCTGGCTTGGCTCAAGAGCAATGGAGAGCTGAACCCCATCGGCCAGGGATATGGACCGGGAGTTCGCCATCTGGCCGCCCCAGGCGGCGAAGCCTGTTTCCGGGAGGCCCTGCAGCAGAGCCTTCGCGATGCACTCCAGCAAGCCGGACTGCCTGACGATCAGCCCTTCGCCGCCGGTGTGGGCGCCAGCGGCATTGAGCGGGGCAGCGCAATCCAGAGCCAAGGGGAAGCCTTGGCGGCCGATGCTCTCCACCTGCCCAAGGCCTCTGTTGCGGTCAGCGGCGATGAACACACCGCCCTCATTGGTGCCCTGGACAACGATCCGGGCGTTCTGGTGATCAGTGGCACCGGCTGCATCGCCCTCGGCCAAAACGGCTCAGGACGCTGGCATCGCAGCGGCGGCTGGGGCTGGCTTCTGGATGGAGCGGGCTCAGCAATGGATCTTGGCCGCGACGGATTAGCGATCAGCGTCCAAATGGCCGATGGCCGGCTGAGCGAAACCGCGCTGAAAGACCAGCTCTGGCAAGCCCTGGGAGTCAGCACTGCCCAGGAGCTGAAGGCCGCGGTCATCGCCGAAGGATTTGGTGCCGCAGGCTTTGCCCGGCTCGCTCCGGTCGTGGACGCGAGTGCCAGCAGCGGCGATCCCCATGCCCGCGTGATCATCGAGCGCTCAGCACTTGCCCTCAGCCAGATGGTCAGCACCATCGCCTCCACGCTGGAACTGCAAGCTCCACGGGTGTGTTGCAGCGGCGGTGCGCTTACGCACCTGAAGACGCTGCGTGAGGCCTTTGCCGCGGACCTCGCGCAACGCTGCCCAGGCGCAACCTTGGTGGGACCCAAGGGCGATGCCTGTGATGGAGCCCTACGGCTCGCCGTTCAGGCAGCGTTGAGGTGCTGA
- the glmM gene encoding phosphoglucosamine mutase, producing MSPLGAPFPSGTASFGTDGIRGRVGQVITPALALQVGYWCGLVLPDGGPIVLGMDSRSSGPMLVAALAAGLTAAGRDVLDIGLCPTPAVPGAIRQLGASGGLMVSASHNPPHDNGIKVFGACGAKLAKQQQVQIEAGLHGSGNVLSGFRANGRLEQRPDLLNDYRQRLLESVGSARLDGAKVVLDLCWGSATSCGESVFRELGADVTVLHGQPDGTRINQGCGSTHLAALQAKVIAQGAAMGFAFDGDADRMLAVDGRGRVVDGDQILYLWGQALMAEGALPENRIVATVMSNLGFERAWQAQGGVLERTAVGDQYVHAAMEELGASLGGEQSGHILSARHGMSGDGLLTALQVASLIQAQGGSLSDWLDGSFQPYPQKLVNVTVPDRSKRTGWENCLPLLKEVQAAEAAMAGSGRVLVRASGTEPLLRVMVEAAQQADVDHWSRHLAELADQHLNAA from the coding sequence ATGTCTCCGCTTGGGGCGCCATTCCCTTCTGGTACGGCGAGTTTTGGAACCGACGGCATCCGCGGCCGCGTCGGTCAGGTGATTACTCCGGCCCTGGCGCTCCAGGTTGGCTACTGGTGCGGCCTGGTTTTGCCCGACGGTGGTCCCATCGTGCTGGGGATGGACTCCCGCAGCAGTGGCCCGATGTTGGTGGCCGCCCTGGCCGCGGGTCTGACCGCGGCTGGCCGAGATGTGCTGGATATCGGTCTGTGTCCAACCCCTGCTGTTCCTGGGGCCATCCGTCAGCTCGGTGCCAGTGGCGGTCTGATGGTTTCGGCCAGCCACAACCCCCCCCATGACAACGGCATCAAAGTCTTTGGGGCCTGCGGTGCCAAGTTGGCCAAGCAACAGCAGGTCCAGATCGAAGCGGGCTTGCATGGCAGCGGCAATGTCCTGAGCGGTTTCCGTGCCAACGGACGGCTCGAGCAGCGACCGGATTTGCTGAACGACTACCGCCAGCGCCTGCTCGAGAGCGTGGGTTCAGCCCGGCTCGATGGCGCCAAGGTGGTCCTCGATCTCTGCTGGGGTTCGGCGACGAGCTGCGGTGAAAGCGTCTTTCGTGAGTTGGGCGCCGATGTCACGGTGCTCCACGGCCAGCCCGATGGGACGCGGATTAACCAGGGCTGCGGCAGCACCCATCTCGCGGCCCTCCAGGCAAAGGTGATCGCGCAAGGTGCGGCCATGGGCTTTGCCTTCGATGGCGATGCCGATCGGATGCTCGCGGTCGATGGCCGCGGCCGGGTCGTCGATGGTGATCAGATCCTCTACCTCTGGGGCCAGGCCCTGATGGCTGAGGGCGCTCTGCCCGAGAACCGGATTGTCGCGACGGTGATGAGCAATCTGGGGTTTGAGCGCGCCTGGCAAGCCCAAGGCGGCGTGCTTGAGCGCACCGCGGTCGGCGATCAATATGTGCATGCCGCCATGGAGGAGCTCGGGGCGTCTTTAGGCGGTGAACAGTCCGGTCACATCCTTTCGGCCCGCCACGGCATGAGCGGTGATGGACTGCTGACGGCGTTGCAGGTGGCGAGCTTGATCCAGGCCCAGGGGGGCTCCCTGAGTGATTGGCTCGATGGCAGCTTCCAGCCCTATCCACAGAAATTGGTGAATGTCACCGTCCCAGATCGCAGCAAGCGCACCGGATGGGAGAACTGCCTGCCCCTGCTGAAGGAGGTTCAGGCCGCCGAAGCAGCGATGGCCGGCAGCGGGCGCGTGTTGGTGCGGGCCAGTGGCACCGAGCCGTTGCTGCGGGTGATGGTGGAGGCGGCTCAGCAGGCGGATGTCGACCATTGGAGTCGCCATCTCGCGGAACTCGCCGATCAGCACCTCAACGCTGCCTGA